CATCCGGACGTTGAGGTTAAGTACGTAGTTGTCGGAAACACGGAGTATTCACAGAAGATGGCTGCGGCCATCGCGACCGGAACTCAGCCCGACATCTTCAAAGGCCCCGTTTGGGACAACAGATGGGTAGGAGCGGGACTGCTCGAGCCGATCGATGATTACATCTCTCCCGAAGACCTTGAAGACTTCTACGATCTTGCTCTCGAGACAGGTTATGTCGACGGTAAGCACTACATCTGGCCATGGAACCTCGGGACGAATGGCATGGGAACCAGCATGCTTCTCTACACTCCCGATTTCGAGAAGGCCGGCGTCGACTGGCGAAAGATAGTAGAAGAGGGCTGGACAATGGAAGAGTTTGTCGAAATCGCCAAGAAGCTTACATGGGATTCCGACGGCGACGGCAAGATTGACCATTATGCAATCAGCTTCGGAGCGCAGGACACGCACAACCTTATGAATTTCATCTATGCACATGGAGCGAAACTGACTAATGAAGATGAGACGAAGGTTACTTTCAATACTCCTGAGGCAGTTGCAGGTCTTCAGTTCCTTCTCGATCTAGTTGAAGTACACAAGGTCGCTCCTAGTGCCGTTGAAGCGATGGGAGTATATGATGTTATAGGTAACTTCCATTCTCACAGAACGAGCATCGGATTTGGCGGTCCTTACGAGATCGGTAGAATCACACGATACGTAAAATCCGGTCAGCTCACAGAGTCATTCTATCCGGTAATTGCCCCATTCCCTCACGTTGAAGGAAAGAAGGGTGCGTCATACGCTACTGCCAGCGGCTTTGTTGTCTTCAAGCAGAACGACAAAGCAAAGAGGGACGCCGTAATGGAGTTTGCGAAATTCCTGACAAACAAGGAGAACACGGCGCTGCTGGAAAGCTTGACTTATCTTACGGCGAGAAAGTCCGTTAATGCGATACTCTTCCAGAACGACGACTATCTCAACGAACAGGCTCAGACTTTTGCAAGAATAATGGATGAGACAGGTATGGACTTCTTTGGTTCTCAGAGCTTCCCTTGGTCGGAGATATCCAAGTTCTTCACCAGTTCTATGCAGGGAGCCTTTGGTAAGACAAAGACCGCTCAGGAGGCCCTCGATAGTTTTGTGACCGAGGCGAACCGGGCGCTCTCTTACTATTTTTGAGCAGATGAGTTGAAGGGAACAGCCCCCCGCCCCTGAGGGCACGGGGCTGTTCCCGTTTAATGGGGTGATCGATTTGGAGCAGATTCCAGTTAAACCAATAAGACGGAAAACTACCTTGAACGACGTGTGGAGGGGTAGATCGGGATATCTCTTCATTCTTCCGCATTTTGCCCTGTTTGCAGTATTCTTTCTTGTACCGGTTGGCTGGGGCATGTACCTCAGTATGTTCAAGTACAACGTCTTCTCACAGACATTTATCTGGTTCGACAACTATAAACGCATTCTGAGCGATTGGCTCTTTCTGAAATCTCTTAAGAATACCTTTTTTTACACATTCGGTGTTGT
This genomic window from Mesotoga sp. Brook.08.105.5.1 contains:
- a CDS encoding sugar ABC transporter substrate-binding protein, coding for MKRLSVILLVLLMLAVPISALGKITITWWINPWRIAPPGFPADKAPTEEDFPKWAAEEFMRLHPDVEVKYVVVGNTEYSQKMAAAIATGTQPDIFKGPVWDNRWVGAGLLEPIDDYISPEDLEDFYDLALETGYVDGKHYIWPWNLGTNGMGTSMLLYTPDFEKAGVDWRKIVEEGWTMEEFVEIAKKLTWDSDGDGKIDHYAISFGAQDTHNLMNFIYAHGAKLTNEDETKVTFNTPEAVAGLQFLLDLVEVHKVAPSAVEAMGVYDVIGNFHSHRTSIGFGGPYEIGRITRYVKSGQLTESFYPVIAPFPHVEGKKGASYATASGFVVFKQNDKAKRDAVMEFAKFLTNKENTALLESLTYLTARKSVNAILFQNDDYLNEQAQTFARIMDETGMDFFGSQSFPWSEISKFFTSSMQGAFGKTKTAQEALDSFVTEANRALSYYF